A genomic window from Candidatus Denitrolinea symbiosum includes:
- a CDS encoding proline--tRNA ligase, with the protein MAEEKLPTRAENFAEWYNQLVLKAELADYAPVRGCMVVRPYGWALWENITSWLDREFKATGHVNATFPTLIPMSFFEKEKEHVEGFAPELAVVTHGGGEELEEPLAVRPTSETIIGYMYSKWVKSWRDLPILIVQWGSVLRWEIRTKLFLRTAEFYWHEGHTAHATKEEALEETYRILDIYEKIYVEEAAIPVIKGVKSDSERFAGAQMTTAVEAMMWDKRALQAGTSHYFGPNFAKAFDIQFIDKNNVLQYAETTSWAISSRMIGALIMVHGDDQGLILPPRLAPIQAVIVPIFKNEAEKSKVMETADRVFTELKAAGIRVKMDDRDNVSAGYKFNDWEMRGVPLRIEIGPKDVDKGSVVLARRDVPGRDGKSFVSQTNLATTVGGLLEEIQSALLKRATEYRDANIKAPQTYDELKDAVADGWAFSWWCESRECEAKVKEDAKATTRVIPFDQPEGEGKCVVCGKPAKKKVYFAKAY; encoded by the coding sequence ATGGCTGAAGAAAAACTTCCCACCCGCGCGGAAAACTTTGCGGAGTGGTACAACCAACTGGTATTGAAAGCGGAACTGGCCGACTACGCGCCCGTGCGCGGCTGTATGGTCGTCCGTCCCTACGGCTGGGCGCTGTGGGAAAATATCACATCCTGGCTCGACCGCGAGTTCAAGGCGACGGGTCACGTCAACGCGACTTTCCCCACGCTCATCCCCATGTCGTTCTTCGAGAAGGAAAAGGAACACGTGGAGGGCTTCGCGCCCGAACTGGCTGTCGTCACGCACGGCGGCGGGGAAGAGCTGGAGGAGCCCCTCGCCGTCCGCCCCACGTCCGAGACCATCATCGGCTACATGTATTCCAAATGGGTCAAATCCTGGCGCGATCTGCCCATCCTGATCGTGCAGTGGGGCTCCGTCCTGCGCTGGGAAATCCGCACGAAACTCTTCCTGCGCACGGCCGAGTTCTACTGGCACGAAGGTCACACCGCGCACGCCACCAAAGAAGAGGCGCTCGAAGAGACCTATCGCATCCTCGATATCTACGAAAAGATCTACGTCGAAGAAGCCGCCATCCCCGTCATCAAGGGCGTCAAAAGCGACTCCGAACGCTTCGCTGGGGCGCAAATGACCACCGCCGTGGAAGCCATGATGTGGGACAAGCGCGCCCTGCAGGCTGGCACGTCGCATTACTTCGGTCCCAACTTTGCGAAAGCCTTCGACATCCAGTTCATTGACAAGAACAACGTCCTGCAATACGCCGAGACGACCTCCTGGGCGATCTCTTCGCGCATGATCGGCGCGCTCATCATGGTGCATGGCGACGACCAGGGACTCATCCTGCCTCCCCGCCTCGCGCCCATCCAGGCGGTGATCGTCCCCATCTTCAAGAACGAGGCGGAGAAGAGCAAGGTCATGGAGACCGCCGACCGCGTCTTCACGGAGTTGAAAGCCGCGGGTATCCGCGTCAAAATGGACGACCGCGACAACGTCAGCGCGGGATACAAGTTCAACGATTGGGAAATGCGCGGCGTCCCCCTGCGGATCGAGATCGGACCCAAGGACGTGGACAAAGGCTCGGTCGTGCTGGCCCGCCGCGACGTCCCTGGGCGCGACGGGAAGTCCTTCGTCTCCCAGACGAATCTCGCCACGACCGTCGGCGGGCTGCTCGAAGAGATCCAATCCGCGCTGCTGAAGCGCGCCACTGAATACCGCGACGCGAACATCAAGGCCCCCCAAACCTACGACGAACTGAAAGACGCGGTCGCGGACGGTTGGGCGTTCTCGTGGTGGTGCGAGAGCAGGGAGTGCGAGGCGAAGGTGAAGGAAGACGCCAAAGCCACCACGCGCGTCATCCCCTTCGACCAGCCCGAAGGCGAAGGCAAGTGCGTCGTCTGCGGCAAACCCGCGAAGAAGAAGGTTTACTTCGCGAAAGCGTACTAA
- a CDS encoding DNA-binding protein, translating to MKISVFGGSQPKEGDAVYAEAYALGKMLAEHGHVVLNGGYIGTMEAVSRGAAEAGGHVVGVTCEEIERWRTNGANRWVKEEIKKKTLIERLQVLIEECDAAIALPGGPGTLTEIALTWNLMIVESRRRSPLILVGDGWQSVFGQVFDKLGKFTPERQRVLLQFAADAETAVKLVENGEWRTVNP from the coding sequence ATGAAAATCAGCGTATTTGGCGGTTCTCAACCCAAAGAAGGCGACGCGGTCTACGCGGAGGCCTACGCGCTCGGCAAGATGCTGGCCGAGCATGGACACGTCGTTCTCAACGGCGGCTACATCGGCACGATGGAGGCGGTCTCGCGCGGCGCGGCCGAGGCGGGCGGACACGTCGTGGGGGTGACGTGCGAGGAGATCGAGAGATGGAGGACGAACGGAGCCAACCGTTGGGTCAAAGAGGAGATCAAGAAGAAGACGCTCATCGAGCGGTTGCAGGTCTTGATTGAAGAATGCGACGCGGCCATCGCCCTGCCTGGCGGTCCTGGCACGTTGACCGAGATCGCGCTGACCTGGAATTTGATGATCGTGGAGTCCCGCCGCCGAAGCCCGCTCATCCTGGTCGGGGACGGCTGGCAGTCCGTCTTCGGTCAGGTCTTCGACAAACTGGGAAAATTCACGCCCGAACGCCAGCGCGTTTTGCTGCAATTCGCGGCGGATGCTGAAACTGCGGTAAAGTTAGTGGAGAACGGAGAGTGGAGAACGGTCAATCCATAA
- a CDS encoding transcription-repair coupling factor: protein MSSSILVSHIRSLPAYESLLGNLAARPLGLPRSARLPVLACLHADLNQPILLLTDRADHALALFDELAFWLPEAPRYLFAEPNPLFYEQSSWGVTTRRERLQTLTALASYHLPFAEKPSVPPVIVSSARSIMTRTLPRRDYLKACRKLSAGQSVQPETLIRAWTEIGYQRADTVLESGQFAHRGGLLDIWPMAEDGPVRLDFFGDEIETIRRFDPATQRTVENLKSVLVTPAREFIARGQETETRGAEGETELSEFHIPLLHPFPASLFDYLPSKALVAVDDLDHVESMIQEVEEQALRSRKEAVEEGAFAADFPVPYLTWSELADSLGEKSLVELGRSGEQLSVFSDQSSVVGESLASQFGHIERFAGRLKPFEDYLARLVDDGKQVVIVSRQRARLEELWRQTEDERPTTDSVSHPPPAVSSPPPAVSSPPSPVFLEASLSEGWSLGDLYLITDSEIFGWERPTPRTRARAAVETPEAVYADLQAGDHVVHVDHGVGRFAGLVQRQLDGREREFLAVEYEDGDTLFVPVHQADRLTRYVGAEGGRPSLDRLGGQAWSEKRGRVREAVKKVAEEMLDLYARRRVSVGHAFSPDANWQRELEDSFPYVETEDQRRALGEIKRDMELPRPMDRLLCGDVGYGKTEVALRAAFKAVMDGKQVAILVPTTVLAQQHYETFLQRLAAFPVKVEMLSRFRTPKEQDDVLLRLALGEVDIVIGTHRLISSDVQFKDLGLVVIDEEQRFGVAHKEHLKKLRTEVDVLTLTATPIPRTLYMALTGVRDISNLNTPPEERLPISTHVGAYSPRLVRQAILRELERGGQIFFVHNRVHTIDAMKAHLEKLVPEARVDIGHGQMPEHELSAAMRRFNSGEIDVLLSTTIIESGLDIPNANTLIVDRADTFGLAQLYQLRGRVGRGAMRAYAYFFRHNKINPTADGQARLDVIAENTQLGAGYSIAMRDLEIRGAGELLGPRQHGFIQDVGFHLYTRLLADAVRHIRVESSRLKVESSTREKATLNLQPSTFNLPLAMPVNVDLPLAIGLPADYIPDQDLRLRLYRRIADLRDESELDALASEFRDRFGDLPDMADNLLYQMRVKLRAEKAGLASVSWEAGQVALKFPTPAGGSEDDAANPPKEKRLPDLAPDVRGGRNVYWVNFTKNENWMPRLLDVLEMVRG from the coding sequence GTGTCCTCCTCCATCCTCGTCTCCCACATCCGCTCTCTTCCAGCCTATGAATCTCTGCTGGGGAATCTCGCCGCGCGTCCCCTCGGCCTGCCGCGTTCCGCGCGCCTGCCTGTCCTCGCCTGCCTCCATGCGGACCTCAACCAGCCGATTCTGCTCCTCACCGACCGCGCCGACCACGCCCTCGCGCTCTTCGACGAGCTCGCCTTTTGGCTTCCCGAAGCGCCGCGCTATCTCTTCGCCGAGCCGAACCCGCTTTTTTATGAACAATCTTCGTGGGGCGTGACCACCCGCCGCGAGCGTCTCCAGACTCTCACGGCCCTCGCCAGTTATCATTTGCCGTTTGCGGAGAAACCCTCCGTCCCGCCAGTTATTGTCTCCTCCGCGCGCTCCATTATGACGCGGACGCTCCCGCGCCGCGACTATCTCAAGGCGTGCAGGAAACTCTCCGCGGGGCAATCCGTCCAGCCCGAGACGCTCATCCGCGCGTGGACCGAGATCGGCTACCAGCGCGCCGACACCGTCCTCGAGTCGGGACAGTTCGCCCATCGCGGCGGCCTGCTCGACATCTGGCCGATGGCCGAGGACGGACCCGTCCGCCTGGATTTCTTCGGGGACGAGATCGAGACCATCCGCAGGTTCGATCCCGCCACGCAGCGGACGGTGGAGAATCTCAAATCCGTCCTCGTCACGCCCGCGCGGGAGTTCATCGCGCGCGGACAGGAAACTGAAACGCGAGGCGCGGAAGGCGAAACCGAACTCAGCGAGTTCCACATCCCTCTCCTCCATCCTTTCCCCGCGAGTCTGTTCGATTATCTCCCGTCGAAGGCGCTGGTCGCGGTGGACGACCTGGATCACGTTGAAAGCATGATTCAGGAAGTGGAAGAGCAGGCGCTTCGCTCGCGAAAGGAGGCCGTCGAGGAAGGCGCGTTCGCGGCGGATTTCCCCGTCCCATATTTGACGTGGTCCGAACTGGCGGATTCGCTTGGCGAGAAGTCTCTCGTTGAGTTGGGGCGGAGCGGTGAGCAGTTATCAGTGTTCAGTGATCAGTCTTCAGTAGTGGGCGAGTCGCTGGCGAGTCAGTTTGGGCATATTGAACGATTCGCGGGACGATTAAAGCCGTTTGAAGATTACCTCGCCCGTCTCGTGGACGACGGCAAACAAGTCGTCATCGTCTCGCGGCAGCGCGCGCGGTTGGAGGAACTCTGGAGGCAGACCGAAGACGAAAGACCGACGACCGACTCCGTCTCCCATCCTCCTCCTGCCGTCTCCAGTCCTCCTCCTGCCGTCTCCAGTCCCCCGTCCCCCGTCTTCCTCGAAGCCTCCCTCTCCGAAGGCTGGAGTCTCGGCGATCTCTATCTCATCACCGACTCGGAGATCTTCGGCTGGGAGCGGCCGACGCCGCGGACACGCGCCCGAGCCGCGGTCGAGACGCCCGAAGCGGTCTACGCGGACCTTCAGGCGGGCGACCACGTCGTCCACGTGGATCACGGCGTCGGGCGTTTCGCGGGACTCGTCCAGCGTCAACTCGACGGACGCGAACGCGAGTTCCTGGCGGTGGAATACGAGGACGGCGACACGCTTTTCGTCCCCGTGCATCAAGCGGACAGGTTGACGCGCTACGTCGGGGCGGAGGGAGGCCGTCCGTCGTTGGATCGACTCGGAGGTCAGGCGTGGAGCGAGAAGCGGGGGAGAGTCAGGGAGGCGGTGAAGAAAGTCGCCGAGGAGATGCTCGATCTGTACGCGCGTCGCCGCGTCTCGGTCGGTCACGCGTTTTCGCCCGACGCCAACTGGCAGCGCGAGCTCGAGGACTCGTTCCCGTATGTGGAGACCGAGGACCAGCGGCGCGCGCTGGGCGAGATCAAGCGCGACATGGAATTGCCGCGTCCGATGGACAGGCTGTTGTGCGGCGACGTGGGTTATGGAAAGACCGAGGTCGCGCTGCGCGCCGCGTTCAAGGCGGTGATGGACGGCAAGCAGGTCGCCATTTTGGTGCCGACGACGGTTCTGGCGCAGCAGCATTACGAGACTTTTTTGCAGCGCCTCGCCGCGTTCCCCGTGAAGGTGGAGATGCTCTCGCGCTTCCGCACGCCGAAGGAACAGGACGATGTGCTGCTGCGGCTCGCGCTGGGCGAAGTGGACATCGTCATCGGCACGCACCGACTTATTTCGTCGGACGTGCAGTTCAAGGATTTGGGACTGGTGGTGATTGACGAGGAGCAGCGCTTTGGCGTGGCGCACAAGGAACACCTGAAAAAATTACGCACCGAAGTGGACGTGTTGACGCTCACCGCCACGCCGATTCCCCGCACGCTCTACATGGCGCTGACGGGCGTGCGCGACATCTCGAACCTGAACACGCCGCCCGAGGAGCGTCTGCCGATCAGCACGCATGTGGGCGCATATTCGCCGCGCCTGGTGCGGCAGGCCATCCTGCGCGAACTCGAACGCGGCGGGCAGATCTTCTTCGTCCACAACCGCGTCCACACCATTGACGCGATGAAGGCGCATCTGGAAAAACTCGTCCCCGAAGCGCGCGTGGACATCGGTCACGGCCAGATGCCCGAGCATGAACTATCGGCGGCGATGCGCCGCTTCAATTCGGGGGAGATCGACGTCCTGCTCTCGACGACGATCATCGAATCGGGACTCGATATCCCGAACGCGAACACCCTCATCGTGGACCGCGCCGACACCTTCGGGCTGGCGCAACTCTATCAACTGCGCGGCCGCGTCGGGCGTGGGGCGATGCGCGCCTATGCCTATTTCTTCCGTCACAACAAGATCAATCCCACTGCGGACGGCCAGGCGCGGCTGGACGTGATCGCCGAAAACACGCAGCTCGGCGCGGGCTACTCCATTGCCATGCGCGACCTTGAGATTCGCGGCGCGGGGGAATTGCTCGGTCCGCGCCAGCACGGATTTATTCAGGATGTCGGCTTCCATCTTTATACGAGATTGCTGGCAGATGCGGTGAGGCATATCCGAGTTGAAAGTTCAAGGTTGAAAGTTGAAAGTTCAACCCGAGAGAAAGCAACATTGAACCTTCAGCCTTCAACATTCAACCTGCCTTTAGCAATGCCCGTCAACGTGGACCTTCCCCTCGCCATCGGCCTCCCCGCGGACTATATCCCCGACCAGGATTTACGCCTGCGACTCTACCGCCGCATCGCGGACCTGCGCGACGAATCTGAACTGGACGCGCTCGCGTCCGAATTCCGCGACCGCTTCGGCGATCTGCCCGACATGGCGGACAACCTGCTCTACCAGATGCGCGTCAAACTGCGCGCCGAGAAAGCGGGACTCGCGTCCGTGAGCTGGGAGGCAGGACAGGTCGCGCTCAAATTCCCCACGCCCGCGGGAGGGTCGGAGGACGATGCCGCGAATCCGCCGAAGGAGAAACGTCTCCCCGACCTCGCGCCCGACGTGCGCGGCGGGAGGAACGTCTATTGGGTCAATTTCACGAAGAACGAAAATTGGATGCCGAGGCTGTTGGACGTGTTGGAGATGGTGAGGGGGTAG
- a CDS encoding nucleotide pyrophosphohydrolase, with the protein MDIKELTQRMDAFVRSKGWYAAGTKRPQTPKNISISLALEAAEIMEHFQWREDAKDKDELASELADVTLYLLQLASVTGIDLEQAVLKKLEVNQSREWDVEN; encoded by the coding sequence GTGGACATCAAAGAATTGACCCAACGCATGGACGCTTTCGTCCGGTCGAAAGGCTGGTACGCGGCAGGGACGAAACGCCCGCAGACGCCGAAGAACATCTCGATTTCGCTGGCGCTGGAGGCGGCCGAGATCATGGAGCATTTTCAGTGGCGCGAGGACGCGAAAGACAAAGACGAACTCGCCAGCGAGTTGGCGGACGTGACGTTGTATCTCCTGCAACTGGCCTCGGTCACAGGCATTGACCTGGAGCAGGCCGTTTTGAAAAAATTGGAAGTCAATCAGTCCCGCGAATGGGACGTTGAAAACTGA
- a CDS encoding aminoacyl-tRNA hydrolase — protein sequence MTDNYLIIGLGNPGREYKDNRHNIGFMLIDRLAVRIDARGIKLQSKAIVTSGFYEERKLILAKPQTYMNLSGQSVQGLLHFYKIPSENLMVAHDDLDLPLGTIRIRPGGGAGGQRGMASTIERLGTKDFPRLRIGIGRPPGRMAPADYVLQNFSRAEMLIVSETLDRAADAVLTFVTEGLNAAMNRFNGSVAA from the coding sequence ATGACTGATAACTATCTCATAATTGGCCTCGGCAATCCGGGCCGCGAATACAAAGACAACCGCCACAACATCGGCTTCATGTTGATTGACCGACTTGCCGTCCGCATCGACGCGCGCGGGATAAAACTGCAATCCAAAGCCATCGTCACGAGCGGATTTTACGAGGAGCGCAAACTCATCCTCGCCAAGCCGCAGACGTACATGAACCTGTCGGGACAGTCCGTGCAGGGACTCCTGCATTTCTACAAAATTCCCTCCGAAAACCTGATGGTCGCGCACGACGACCTCGATCTGCCGCTCGGGACGATTCGCATCCGTCCCGGCGGAGGGGCGGGCGGTCAGCGCGGGATGGCATCCACCATCGAACGCCTCGGCACAAAAGATTTTCCGCGCCTGCGCATCGGCATTGGACGTCCGCCTGGGAGAATGGCTCCCGCCGATTACGTCCTGCAAAATTTCTCCCGCGCCGAAATGCTTATCGTCTCCGAAACCCTCGACCGCGCCGCCGACGCCGTGTTGACGTTTGTGACGGAGGGTTTGAACGCGGCGATGAATAGATTTAATGGTTCGGTAGCTGCGTAG